From Vogesella sp. XCS3, the proteins below share one genomic window:
- a CDS encoding OmpW family protein yields MKKLAIAALATLLTSSAFAAQGDILARFRVTNVNPETSVDKTLEALKVDVKDDTIPEVDFTYMLTNNVGVELILGTSKHTLTAGGADIGSVKVLPPTVTAQYHFNPQGEFRPYVGAGVNYTRFYSLKDKSGLKLTVDKNSFGPALQVGMDTPLTKDIFLNFDVKKIWIKTKVKAGGADAGTLDINPLVTSVGIGTKF; encoded by the coding sequence ATGAAAAAGCTTGCTATTGCTGCTCTGGCTACCCTGCTGACTTCCAGTGCCTTCGCTGCCCAGGGCGATATCCTGGCGCGCTTCCGCGTGACCAACGTGAATCCGGAGACTTCTGTAGACAAAACTCTGGAAGCACTGAAAGTAGATGTAAAAGACGACACCATCCCTGAAGTCGACTTCACCTACATGCTGACCAACAATGTTGGCGTAGAGCTGATTCTGGGTACATCCAAGCACACCCTGACTGCTGGTGGCGCCGATATCGGTTCCGTTAAAGTACTGCCGCCAACCGTTACTGCCCAGTATCACTTCAACCCGCAAGGCGAGTTCCGCCCATACGTGGGTGCCGGTGTGAACTACACCCGCTTCTATAGCCTGAAAGACAAGTCCGGTCTGAAACTGACCGTAGACAAAAATAGCTTTGGCCCAGCGCTGCAAGTCGGTATGGATACCCCACTGACTAAAGACATTTTCCTGAACTTTGACGTGAAAAAAATCTGGATCAAAACCAAGGTTAAAGCTGGTGGCGCCGATGCTGGCACCCTGGACATCAACCCGCTGGTTACCAGCGTAGGTATCGGTACCAAGTTCTAA
- a CDS encoding VanZ family protein, producing MTAQTGRATHSHVALYAALVNAVVIFFLSLYPFTGWAYSGRPFFEFLSYPLPFYFRFFDNAANVVIYIPYGFSLALLLLPRWQSFLLAIFVASLTSIGVEFLQEFLPMRVASNLDVLCNVAGACFGATLAVSPLFRRQWHHLKQWRRRHFAEHSAVDYGLLLLGLWFITQLNPAMPLFGVVAYPQGLPQPYVSPLDNPRLFLFLVEAGGAMANMLAACLFMTSLLRQKVDRFKAILLLLAGIWFCKMLAAGVLLKPFALFQWINPHLVTGLTAGFLLLWFFAGRSRLVQTITAILALLLAQFAATLWPLSEVQSDFLSLFRWPYGHLLNMSALLDFLSDLWPAAALACLLLSCYQQLNPPQIKQ from the coding sequence ATGACCGCGCAAACCGGCCGCGCCACCCATAGTCACGTTGCGCTTTATGCGGCGCTGGTCAATGCCGTGGTGATCTTCTTTCTCAGCCTGTACCCCTTTACTGGCTGGGCTTATTCCGGGCGGCCTTTTTTCGAGTTTCTCTCCTATCCGCTGCCGTTTTATTTCCGCTTTTTTGATAATGCGGCCAACGTTGTCATTTATATTCCGTATGGTTTCAGCCTGGCGCTGTTGCTGCTGCCGCGCTGGCAATCATTTTTGCTGGCCATCTTCGTGGCGAGTCTCACCAGTATCGGCGTCGAGTTCCTGCAAGAGTTCCTGCCCATGCGCGTGGCGTCCAATCTGGATGTGCTGTGCAATGTCGCCGGGGCATGTTTTGGTGCCACGCTAGCCGTATCGCCATTGTTTCGCCGGCAGTGGCACCACCTCAAGCAATGGCGTCGTCGCCATTTTGCCGAGCATAGCGCGGTAGATTACGGGCTGCTGCTGCTGGGGCTTTGGTTTATCACGCAGCTCAACCCCGCCATGCCTTTGTTTGGCGTGGTGGCTTACCCGCAAGGCCTACCGCAGCCCTATGTCTCTCCGCTGGACAACCCGCGGCTGTTCCTGTTTCTGGTTGAGGCGGGCGGCGCCATGGCCAATATGTTGGCTGCCTGTCTGTTCATGACGAGTTTGCTGCGGCAAAAGGTCGATCGCTTCAAGGCCATCCTGCTACTGCTTGCCGGCATCTGGTTTTGCAAGATGTTGGCCGCAGGCGTCCTGCTCAAACCGTTTGCGCTGTTTCAGTGGATCAATCCCCACCTGGTAACCGGTCTGACTGCCGGCTTTCTGCTGCTGTGGTTTTTTGCCGGGCGGTCACGGCTGGTGCAAACCATTACGGCCATATTGGCACTGTTGCTGGCGCAGTTTGCGGCTACTTTGTGGCCGCTTAGCGAGGTGCAGTCCGACTTTTTATCGCTTTTCCGCTGGCCCTACGGGCACCTGCTCAATATGAGCGCATTGCTGGATTTTCTTTCGGACCTGTGGCCGGCTGCAGCATTGGCTTGTTTGTTGCTCTCTTGCTATCAGCAGCTAAATCCGCCGCAGATCAAGCAATGA
- a CDS encoding pyrimidine 5'-nucleotidase, translating to MTGSKHAPHWLFDLDDTLHHAGAAVFPMINECMTNYICRHVGVARAEADTLRTEYWQRYGATLEGLQRHHGISPHHFLAQTHPMESLLPLIDTSTQLPQWLRRLNGRKWVFSNGPQHYVEAIVRHLGIAAQIEGCFGMDSFGLTPKPRVAAYTRVLRQAGLDAGRCIMVEDSAANLQTAKRLGMRTVWLSHQMRKPAWVDWRITSLLDLRRI from the coding sequence ATGACTGGCAGCAAGCACGCGCCACACTGGCTTTTTGACCTGGATGACACGCTACACCATGCCGGTGCAGCGGTTTTTCCCATGATTAACGAGTGCATGACTAACTATATCTGCCGCCACGTGGGCGTGGCACGGGCAGAGGCTGACACGCTACGCACAGAGTACTGGCAGCGTTATGGCGCAACGCTGGAAGGGTTGCAACGGCATCACGGTATTTCCCCACACCATTTTCTGGCTCAGACACACCCAATGGAAAGCTTGTTGCCATTGATTGACACCAGCACGCAACTACCGCAGTGGCTGAGGCGACTTAACGGGCGCAAATGGGTGTTCTCCAACGGCCCACAACATTATGTGGAAGCTATCGTGCGCCACTTGGGTATAGCGGCACAGATTGAAGGCTGTTTTGGGATGGACAGTTTTGGTTTGACACCCAAGCCACGAGTGGCAGCGTATACCCGTGTACTGCGCCAGGCCGGCCTGGATGCCGGGCGCTGCATCATGGTGGAAGACTCTGCGGCCAACCTGCAAACAGCCAAGCGCCTGGGCATGCGTACCGTATGGCTCAGTCACCAGATGCGTAAACCTGCTTGGGTAGACTGGCGCATCACCTCATTGCTTGATCTGCGGCGGATTTAG
- a CDS encoding DUF4124 domain-containing protein codes for MRPHHLALLITLLVPAAGAEGLYKWTDERGVVHYSDYPPPTEQKSGVSKLNKQGILLRKGESEADKRAHEAELARQKQEQAQRAEQIRYDRALQERYRSSADIAAERDKQVKALQTGLRTLESQLRMASAQLTDLNNEANKLRSSGKSISQGLSSQLEEKQRLQNETLALIQSRRAEIERLRLKAAQDMLRFQELNKAPAVPAR; via the coding sequence ATGCGCCCACACCACCTCGCTCTGCTGATCACCCTGCTTGTGCCGGCAGCAGGGGCCGAAGGTCTGTACAAGTGGACCGACGAGCGCGGGGTGGTGCACTACAGCGACTATCCGCCACCTACCGAGCAAAAAAGTGGCGTCAGCAAATTGAATAAGCAGGGCATTCTGCTGCGCAAAGGGGAAAGCGAAGCGGACAAACGCGCGCATGAAGCCGAGCTGGCCAGACAAAAGCAGGAACAAGCCCAGCGCGCCGAGCAAATCCGCTACGACCGCGCCCTGCAGGAGCGCTACCGCTCTAGCGCAGACATTGCTGCCGAGCGAGACAAACAGGTAAAAGCGCTGCAGACCGGCCTTCGTACGCTGGAAAGCCAGCTGCGCATGGCAAGTGCCCAGCTCACCGACCTGAACAACGAAGCCAATAAACTGCGTAGTAGCGGCAAAAGCATCTCCCAGGGCCTGAGCAGCCAGCTGGAAGAGAAACAGCGCCTGCAGAATGAAACACTGGCACTCATCCAGTCGCGTCGAGCCGAAATCGAGCGCCTGCGCCTCAAGGCTGCACAAGACATGCTGCGCTTTCAAGAGTTGAACAAGGCACCAGCAGTACCGGCCCGTTAA
- the pyrE gene encoding orotate phosphoribosyltransferase: MSDFRQDFIRFALKKQVLRFGAFVTKAGRTSPYFFNAGLFNDGESTLQLSRFYAKSISESGVAFDMIFGPAYKGIILAAAASMALAEQGRNVPFAYNRKEAKDHGEGGTLVGAPLQGKVLIIDDVISAGTSVRESVQLIRAAGAEPAGVAIALDRMERGTGELSAVQEVAREYNLPVIAIANLKDLLGFLEDSPELADNLEAVRAYRAQYGVND, translated from the coding sequence ATGAGCGATTTCCGCCAGGATTTTATTCGTTTTGCGCTTAAGAAGCAGGTATTGCGCTTTGGCGCCTTCGTCACCAAGGCTGGCCGCACTTCCCCTTACTTCTTCAACGCCGGCTTGTTCAACGACGGCGAGAGCACGCTGCAGTTATCCCGCTTTTACGCCAAGTCTATCAGCGAGAGCGGCGTAGCATTCGATATGATCTTCGGGCCGGCCTATAAAGGTATCATCCTGGCCGCCGCCGCCAGCATGGCGCTGGCCGAGCAGGGCCGCAACGTACCGTTTGCCTATAATCGCAAGGAAGCCAAAGACCACGGCGAAGGTGGCACCCTGGTCGGTGCACCGCTGCAGGGCAAGGTACTGATCATCGATGACGTGATTTCGGCCGGCACGTCGGTACGCGAATCGGTTCAGCTGATTCGTGCCGCCGGCGCAGAGCCTGCAGGTGTGGCCATCGCACTGGATCGCATGGAACGCGGTACAGGCGAGCTATCGGCAGTGCAAGAAGTGGCTCGCGAGTACAATTTGCCCGTCATTGCCATCGCAAACCTGAAAGACTTGCTCGGTTTCCTTGAAGATAGCCCGGAACTGGCAGACAATCTGGAAGCGGTACGTGCCTACCGCGCCCAATACGGAGTCAACGACTAA
- a CDS encoding exodeoxyribonuclease III translates to MLRIVSANLNGIRSADKKGFFDWLAGHQADFVCLQELKAQAGDLSPRMQNPDGLTGYFHYAEKKGYSGVGIYTRYTPDRVITGLGVDWIDAEGRYLQLDIGNLSVVSLYLPSGSSSDERQQVKFDFLDVFMPHMEALRASGRDVVICGDWNIAHNEIDLKNWKGNLKNSGFLPEERAWMTQLLGSGWCDAWRTLYPDAPGYSWWSNRGQAYAKDVGWRIDYHIVSPGLMAQARSASIYKDEKFSDHAPLTVDYERSL, encoded by the coding sequence ATGCTTCGAATCGTTTCCGCCAACCTGAACGGCATCCGTTCGGCGGACAAGAAAGGTTTTTTTGACTGGCTGGCTGGCCACCAGGCTGATTTTGTCTGCTTGCAGGAGCTGAAGGCACAGGCGGGCGACCTGAGCCCGCGCATGCAGAACCCCGATGGTCTGACCGGCTATTTTCACTACGCCGAGAAAAAGGGCTACAGCGGTGTCGGCATTTATACCCGCTATACGCCAGACCGTGTGATTACCGGGCTGGGTGTGGACTGGATCGACGCCGAAGGCCGCTACCTGCAGCTGGATATCGGCAACCTGTCGGTGGTATCGCTGTACCTGCCATCCGGCTCCAGCAGCGACGAGCGCCAACAGGTGAAGTTTGATTTTCTCGACGTGTTCATGCCGCACATGGAAGCGCTGCGCGCCAGCGGCCGCGACGTGGTGATCTGTGGCGACTGGAATATTGCCCACAACGAAATCGACCTCAAGAACTGGAAGGGTAACCTGAAAAACTCCGGCTTCCTGCCAGAAGAGCGCGCCTGGATGACGCAGTTGCTGGGTAGCGGCTGGTGCGATGCGTGGCGTACGCTGTACCCCGACGCACCGGGCTATAGCTGGTGGAGCAACCGCGGCCAGGCTTACGCCAAGGATGTGGGCTGGCGTATCGATTACCACATCGTTAGCCCTGGCCTGATGGCACAGGCACGCAGCGCCAGTATTTACAAGGACGAGAAGTTCTCTGACCACGCCCCGCTGACTGTCGATTACGAGCGTAGCCTGTAA
- a CDS encoding alpha/beta hydrolase, whose translation MWDDDDIFLVTVPGWGNSGPKHWQSYWEMLYPLARRVEQDNWLYPSRDAWVQRLADTVDGCSGKVVLAAHSLGCHTAVEWLGQASLQQQRKIKGLLLVAPPALPITEARARASGELPDDAPLPAFDGFAAPRDMRIPVPARMVASRDDLFCDYASSEAMAARWGVPLLDAGNAGHMGSHSGLGDWKAGQKLIQQLMLG comes from the coding sequence ATGTGGGACGACGACGATATCTTTCTGGTTACCGTGCCCGGCTGGGGTAACTCCGGCCCCAAACACTGGCAAAGCTACTGGGAAATGCTGTATCCGCTGGCGCGCCGCGTGGAGCAGGACAACTGGCTGTACCCCAGCCGCGATGCCTGGGTGCAGCGCCTGGCCGACACGGTAGACGGCTGTAGCGGCAAGGTGGTGTTGGCCGCGCACAGCCTGGGCTGCCATACAGCGGTGGAATGGCTAGGGCAGGCTAGCCTGCAGCAGCAGCGCAAGATAAAAGGCCTGTTGCTGGTGGCGCCACCGGCGTTGCCGATTACCGAGGCAAGGGCGCGCGCCAGCGGCGAGTTGCCGGACGATGCACCGCTACCGGCGTTTGATGGCTTTGCTGCACCGCGCGATATGCGCATTCCGGTGCCGGCGCGCATGGTAGCCAGCCGTGATGACCTGTTCTGCGATTACGCCAGCAGCGAGGCGATGGCAGCGCGCTGGGGCGTCCCGCTGCTGGACGCCGGCAACGCTGGCCATATGGGCAGCCATAGCGGCCTGGGCGACTGGAAGGCCGGGCAGAAGCTGATCCAGCAATTGATGCTGGGTTGA
- a CDS encoding sulfurtransferase: MYRTLISADALLQHDTADLVLLDCRFQLADPSYGPTVYETGHLPGAHYLHLDYHLSGAKNGNNGRHPLPDGQRLAVNFGALGIGPNTQVVTYDDAGGMYAARAWWLLRWLGHEAVAVLDGGFQAWQAAGGTVTTDAPEKNSTRFVMRPALEQLFDVDMVAANLDKAERVLIDARAPDRFAGQNETLDPVGGHIPGARNRFFQLNLQDGRFKPAEVLATEWQAVLGDTAASEVVLYCGSGVTACHNRLAMAHAGLDGAALYAGSWSEWCSDDGRPVATGD; encoded by the coding sequence ATGTACCGTACCCTGATCAGTGCAGACGCCCTGCTGCAGCACGACACCGCCGACCTGGTGCTGCTGGACTGCCGCTTCCAGCTGGCCGACCCGTCCTACGGCCCCACCGTCTACGAAACCGGCCACCTGCCCGGCGCCCATTACCTGCACCTGGACTATCACCTGTCCGGTGCCAAAAACGGCAATAACGGCCGCCACCCGCTGCCGGACGGCCAGCGCCTGGCGGTGAACTTTGGCGCGCTGGGCATCGGCCCCAACACCCAGGTGGTGACCTACGACGACGCGGGTGGCATGTACGCCGCGCGCGCCTGGTGGCTGCTGCGCTGGCTGGGTCACGAAGCCGTGGCGGTACTGGACGGTGGCTTTCAGGCCTGGCAAGCCGCCGGCGGCACCGTGACCACCGACGCACCCGAGAAAAACAGCACCCGCTTCGTCATGCGCCCGGCACTGGAGCAGCTGTTCGATGTGGACATGGTGGCGGCCAACCTCGACAAAGCCGAACGCGTGCTGATCGACGCCCGCGCGCCCGACCGCTTTGCCGGCCAGAACGAAACGCTAGACCCGGTAGGCGGCCACATTCCCGGCGCGCGCAACCGCTTCTTCCAGCTCAACCTACAGGATGGCCGCTTCAAGCCGGCCGAGGTGCTGGCTACGGAATGGCAAGCTGTGCTGGGCGATACCGCCGCCAGCGAGGTGGTGCTGTACTGCGGCAGCGGCGTCACCGCCTGCCACAACCGCCTGGCCATGGCGCACGCCGGGCTGGACGGTGCCGCTCTGTACGCTGGCAGCTGGAGCGAATGGTGCAGCGACGACGGCCGCCCGGTAGCCACTGGCGACTAA
- a CDS encoding HIT family protein, whose protein sequence is MHCELCHQDGGDILYRDDKLRVILVADADYPAFCRVIWHGHVKEMTDLAPADRAHVMDWVYRTEAALRSLLNPEKINLASFGNMVPHLHWHVIPRFADDKHFPQPLWGQAQRDGVAHGMPQLAAALRAALAG, encoded by the coding sequence ATGCACTGCGAACTGTGCCACCAGGACGGTGGCGACATCCTGTACCGCGACGACAAGCTACGCGTGATCCTGGTGGCCGACGCCGACTACCCGGCGTTCTGCCGCGTGATCTGGCACGGCCATGTCAAGGAAATGACCGACCTGGCCCCGGCAGACCGCGCCCACGTGATGGACTGGGTGTACCGCACCGAGGCCGCATTGCGCAGCCTGCTGAACCCGGAAAAGATCAACCTGGCCAGCTTCGGCAATATGGTGCCGCACCTGCACTGGCACGTGATCCCGCGCTTTGCCGACGACAAGCACTTCCCGCAGCCGCTGTGGGGCCAGGCTCAACGTGATGGTGTGGCGCACGGCATGCCACAGTTGGCCGCCGCGCTGCGCGCCGCACTGGCCGGCTGA
- the hemF gene encoding oxygen-dependent coproporphyrinogen oxidase, which produces MSHPHANQVKQFLLGLQDHICQGLAAADGAANFIEDSWQRPAGGGGRSRVLTGGAVFEQAGVNFSHVSGDALPASATAHRPELAGRRFEAMGVSLVIHPENPYVPTSHANVRFFIAEKDGEAPVWWFGGGFDLTPYYGNVDDVVHWHTVARDLCAPFGADTYPKYKKWCDEYFYLKHRSEARGVGGLFFDDLNQPDFDTSFAFMQAVGNGFTDAYLPIVARRKDTEWGERERQFQLYRRGRYVEFNLVWDRGTLFGLQTGGRTESILMSMPPLVRWEYGYQPEAGSAEAALYTDFLPHREWV; this is translated from the coding sequence ATGAGCCACCCGCACGCCAATCAGGTAAAACAGTTTCTTTTGGGTCTGCAAGACCATATCTGCCAGGGCCTGGCCGCCGCCGACGGTGCGGCCAACTTTATCGAGGACAGCTGGCAGCGTCCGGCTGGCGGCGGTGGGCGTAGCCGCGTGCTGACCGGCGGCGCCGTGTTCGAGCAAGCCGGCGTGAATTTCTCGCACGTATCCGGCGATGCGCTGCCTGCCAGCGCCACCGCCCACCGCCCGGAGCTGGCGGGGCGCCGCTTCGAGGCAATGGGCGTGTCGCTGGTGATCCACCCGGAAAACCCCTACGTACCGACCAGCCACGCCAATGTGCGCTTTTTCATTGCCGAAAAAGACGGCGAGGCGCCGGTATGGTGGTTTGGCGGCGGTTTCGACCTGACGCCCTACTACGGCAATGTGGACGACGTGGTGCACTGGCACACAGTGGCGCGCGACCTGTGCGCGCCGTTTGGTGCCGACACCTACCCGAAATACAAAAAATGGTGTGACGAGTACTTCTACCTGAAGCACCGCAGCGAAGCGCGCGGTGTGGGCGGCCTGTTCTTCGACGACCTGAACCAGCCCGACTTCGACACCAGCTTTGCCTTCATGCAGGCGGTGGGTAACGGCTTTACCGACGCCTACCTGCCCATCGTGGCGCGCCGCAAAGATACAGAGTGGGGCGAGCGCGAGCGCCAGTTCCAGCTATACCGCCGCGGCCGCTACGTGGAGTTCAACCTGGTATGGGACCGCGGCACGCTGTTCGGCCTGCAAACCGGTGGCCGCACCGAGTCCATCCTGATGTCCATGCCGCCACTGGTACGCTGGGAATACGGCTACCAGCCGGAAGCCGGCAGCGCGGAAGCGGCGCTGTACACCGACTTTTTGCCGCACCGCGAGTGGGTATGA
- a CDS encoding methyl-accepting chemotaxis protein — MKLIKEKGHTVLSLQKNTPHIAYLVGSAALGPLLVWAAGSAWWLAAVLFVVPLLAIFWLPGAPADSSDAEPSGLPEPAQPPYWPEAGRLVSQVLPLWAGQVQLAASQVEDAIGKLAARFASMNDIIRQSLGDKNAGISDVARLEQAEQKLLQTLRVLDESVTKRNQLIERITQLQSHTQKLQDMAESVSFIAGQTNLLALNAAIEAARAGEAGRGFAVVADEVRKLSMQSNDTGKSMASAVEQIVGELESAAQRAQLLGQEEKALMGEASSSVTDVIQTYQHVTRELKDSQQNLSASGSHVRDEIQDVLVNLQFQDRISQILGHVTADMQRLESTLGSALAVPDSQLPPPPDTQGWLAELKRTYTTHEQHSLHSGGKAQGGSASEEVTFF, encoded by the coding sequence GTGAAACTCATAAAAGAAAAAGGTCATACCGTGCTGAGCCTGCAGAAAAATACACCGCACATTGCTTATCTGGTCGGGTCCGCCGCGCTGGGTCCGCTATTGGTCTGGGCTGCCGGCAGTGCCTGGTGGCTGGCGGCCGTACTGTTTGTTGTGCCGTTGCTGGCCATCTTTTGGTTGCCAGGCGCGCCCGCAGACAGTAGCGACGCCGAGCCGTCAGGGCTGCCGGAGCCTGCCCAGCCGCCGTACTGGCCAGAGGCCGGCCGGCTGGTGTCCCAAGTACTTCCGCTGTGGGCTGGCCAGGTACAGCTAGCCGCCAGCCAGGTAGAAGACGCCATTGGCAAGCTGGCGGCACGCTTTGCCAGCATGAACGACATCATCCGCCAGTCGCTGGGCGACAAAAATGCCGGTATCAGCGATGTCGCCAGGCTGGAGCAGGCCGAACAAAAGCTGCTGCAAACCCTGCGCGTACTGGATGAGTCGGTCACCAAGCGTAATCAACTGATCGAGCGCATTACCCAACTGCAGAGCCATACACAAAAGCTGCAAGACATGGCCGAGTCGGTGTCATTTATTGCCGGGCAGACCAACCTGCTGGCGCTGAACGCGGCGATTGAGGCGGCACGCGCTGGCGAAGCTGGCCGCGGCTTTGCCGTGGTGGCAGACGAAGTACGCAAGCTGTCCATGCAGTCCAACGATACCGGCAAGAGCATGGCCAGCGCCGTAGAGCAGATTGTGGGCGAGCTGGAGTCTGCGGCACAGCGCGCCCAGTTGCTGGGGCAGGAAGAAAAAGCCTTGATGGGTGAGGCCAGCAGCTCGGTGACCGACGTTATCCAGACCTACCAGCACGTTACCCGCGAGCTGAAAGACAGCCAGCAAAACCTGTCTGCCAGTGGCAGCCATGTGCGCGATGAAATCCAGGACGTACTGGTGAACCTGCAGTTCCAGGACCGCATCAGCCAGATACTTGGCCATGTGACGGCTGACATGCAGCGGCTGGAAAGCACGCTGGGCAGTGCCTTGGCAGTGCCGGATAGCCAGCTGCCACCGCCACCCGATACGCAAGGCTGGCTGGCCGAGCTGAAAAGAACCTACACCACACACGAGCAACACTCGCTGCACAGCGGCGGCAAGGCGCAAGGTGGCAGCGCCAGCGAAGAAGTGACCTTTTTCTGA
- a CDS encoding response regulator: MAKTILIVDDSASLRQVVKIALMDAGYDVIEAGNGQEGLQKLDGRKIHLIVSDVNMPVMDGITFLKNVKQHASYKFTPVIMLTTETSDEKKKSGQEAGAKAWVVKPFQPPILLSAISKLILP; the protein is encoded by the coding sequence ATGGCCAAGACCATATTGATCGTTGACGATTCTGCCAGCCTGCGCCAGGTGGTGAAAATTGCACTGATGGACGCCGGTTACGACGTAATCGAGGCGGGTAATGGCCAGGAAGGCCTGCAAAAGCTGGACGGCCGCAAGATTCACCTGATCGTGTCCGACGTGAACATGCCGGTGATGGACGGCATCACCTTTCTGAAAAACGTGAAGCAGCACGCATCGTACAAGTTCACCCCGGTGATCATGCTCACCACCGAAACCAGCGACGAAAAGAAAAAATCCGGCCAGGAGGCCGGTGCCAAAGCCTGGGTGGTCAAGCCCTTCCAGCCGCCCATCCTGCTGTCCGCCATTTCCAAGCTGATTCTGCCCTAG
- a CDS encoding lipid asymmetry maintenance protein MlaB, which produces MSSTITLDEECTIYQAAQLRQQLADALIASDSLTVDLSAVGEMDSSAAQVLLWLNSEAARLQKTLALVHLSAAARELLTMLGLLIYLPIVEEEAGHES; this is translated from the coding sequence ATGTCATCCACCATCACGCTGGACGAAGAATGCACCATTTACCAAGCGGCCCAGCTGCGCCAGCAGCTTGCCGATGCCCTGATTGCCAGCGACAGCCTGACGGTGGATTTGTCGGCAGTCGGTGAAATGGATAGCTCGGCAGCGCAGGTGTTGCTGTGGCTGAACAGCGAAGCCGCCAGGCTGCAAAAGACGCTCGCGCTGGTGCACCTGTCTGCCGCCGCGCGCGAGCTGCTCACCATGCTGGGGCTGCTGATCTACCTGCCAATCGTGGAAGAGGAGGCCGGCCATGAATCTTGA